Proteins from one Erysipelothrix larvae genomic window:
- a CDS encoding alpha/beta fold hydrolase, with product MDLKHTYIETPQALGTVLIIHGMAEHRKRYQHFASQLSQKGYAVLSVDLPGHGESITNNQKGHLESVEAMTDALYTLLEPLPEPHIVFGHSMGSLVARAFFYHHPQTVDALILSGSPYKPAGFKLLKRGISLLGLGRKTKPALFIDSMLNNTLAKSLPKGSSKIDWLSNNKENVQAYLNDPLCGFPLTYQGYDVLMDLFYEVYDKDQLPFTSDIPCLFVIGQEDPCPDFKRDGFNQAIYHLQKHISIPIRANIYEHSRHEVLNDDEKERVTKDILLFINEAFNA from the coding sequence ATGGATCTTAAACACACCTATATCGAAACACCTCAAGCACTCGGTACTGTACTTATTATACACGGAATGGCCGAACATCGTAAACGATATCAACACTTTGCATCTCAACTATCACAAAAGGGCTATGCTGTATTGAGTGTTGATTTACCCGGACATGGCGAATCCATCACAAACAATCAAAAAGGTCATTTGGAATCCGTTGAAGCCATGACAGACGCACTCTACACACTTTTAGAACCCTTACCTGAACCCCATATCGTCTTTGGACACTCCATGGGATCCTTAGTAGCCCGTGCCTTCTTCTACCATCATCCACAAACCGTTGATGCCCTTATTTTATCTGGGTCTCCTTATAAACCAGCAGGGTTTAAACTTCTTAAACGGGGTATTTCCCTTTTGGGACTGGGAAGGAAAACCAAGCCCGCTCTCTTTATTGATTCAATGTTGAATAACACCCTTGCGAAATCATTGCCTAAAGGAAGTTCAAAGATTGATTGGCTCTCAAATAATAAAGAGAATGTCCAAGCATACCTCAATGATCCTTTGTGTGGATTTCCGTTAACCTATCAAGGGTATGATGTCCTCATGGATTTGTTTTATGAAGTGTATGATAAAGATCAACTTCCCTTTACCTCGGACATCCCTTGTCTTTTTGTAATCGGTCAAGAAGATCCGTGTCCAGACTTTAAACGAGACGGGTTTAATCAAGCCATCTATCATCTACAAAAACACATATCCATTCCAATTCGTGCAAACATCTATGAACACTCCCGCCATGAGGTGCTCAATGATGACGAAAAAGAACGGGTCACAAAGGATATCCTCTTGTTTATCAACGAAGCCTTTAATGCCTAA
- a CDS encoding aminoacetone oxidase family FAD-binding enzyme has protein sequence MISVIGGGPSGMMAAYSAKLHNPKTRVVLFDRNPNLGKKMRLTGGGRCNVTANVSLEDLVKSVVKNGRFLYSSFNNLGPQEIQAFFKHYGVELIEEDHHRMFPKSHRSHDIVDACERALVDVGVELRLGVNVETLTPTSISVDGTSIQCEHIIIATGGRTLPQTGSDGSGYEFASALGHTVTNLLPQEVPLVSNDALIQSKALQGLSFKDVQVKVKDGKKTLATLTHDLIITHFGYSGPVALRASFYVQRLIENQKGPVTLEIDFMPGFQAIDDTHPNLQKRLLDVLSKQDSSLIDALKHFKTSIYATRGFSYAFVTNGGVMVKEIDPKTMKSKRFETISFCGEVMDVSAFTGGYNITAALSSGYTAGKYCMEGKYETVDIL, from the coding sequence ATGATCAGTGTTATTGGAGGCGGTCCCAGTGGAATGATGGCAGCATACAGTGCAAAGCTTCACAATCCGAAAACGCGTGTTGTGTTGTTTGATAGAAATCCGAATTTAGGCAAGAAAATGCGATTGACAGGAGGTGGCCGCTGTAATGTTACCGCCAATGTATCCCTGGAAGATTTGGTGAAATCCGTGGTGAAAAATGGACGGTTTCTTTACAGCAGTTTCAATAATTTAGGTCCCCAAGAAATTCAAGCGTTTTTTAAGCACTATGGTGTAGAACTGATTGAAGAAGATCATCACCGCATGTTTCCAAAGTCACATCGTTCCCATGATATTGTGGACGCCTGTGAGCGGGCGTTGGTTGATGTGGGCGTTGAACTTCGTTTAGGGGTGAATGTCGAAACACTGACACCAACTTCAATCAGTGTTGATGGTACATCCATTCAATGTGAACATATCATCATCGCAACTGGTGGTCGTACCTTGCCTCAAACAGGGTCTGATGGCAGTGGGTATGAGTTTGCCAGCGCATTGGGTCATACGGTCACAAACCTATTACCACAAGAAGTACCATTGGTCTCAAATGATGCCCTGATTCAATCAAAAGCACTTCAAGGCTTATCGTTTAAGGATGTTCAAGTGAAGGTAAAGGATGGTAAGAAAACACTCGCAACCCTCACCCATGATCTCATTATCACGCATTTTGGTTATTCAGGACCCGTCGCCTTAAGAGCCAGCTTTTATGTTCAACGTCTGATTGAAAATCAAAAGGGACCGGTCACCCTTGAAATTGACTTTATGCCTGGGTTTCAAGCGATTGATGACACACACCCAAACCTTCAAAAAAGACTCTTGGATGTCCTATCAAAGCAAGATTCATCGCTTATTGATGCGTTGAAACACTTTAAAACATCAATCTATGCAACCCGCGGTTTTAGTTATGCTTTTGTCACCAATGGGGGTGTCATGGTGAAAGAGATTGATCCAAAGACCATGAAATCTAAACGCTTTGAAACGATTTCCTTTTGTGGGGAAGTAATGGATGTGAGTGCATTTACCGGGGGTTATAATATCACCGCAGCACTATCAAGTGGATATACTGCAGGAAAATACTGCATGGAGGGGAAATATGAAACAGTGGATATTCTTTGA
- a CDS encoding HAD family hydrolase, translating into MGLEARLHAFKIRTYFECVISSSDVGFNKPQREIFEYALKISGCDPQDAVYVGDRYDNDSLLSKQLGFTTVHFLNGLGKHQPITKMQSDDTIESLTQLLDLF; encoded by the coding sequence TTGGGTCTTGAAGCGCGTCTTCATGCATTTAAGATCAGAACCTATTTTGAGTGTGTTATATCCTCCAGTGATGTTGGGTTTAATAAACCACAACGTGAAATCTTTGAATATGCTTTAAAAATAAGTGGCTGTGATCCTCAAGATGCGGTCTATGTGGGGGATCGTTATGACAATGATAGTCTTCTTTCGAAACAACTGGGATTTACAACCGTTCATTTTTTAAATGGTTTAGGAAAACATCAACCGATCACAAAGATGCAAAGTGACGATACAATAGAGTCCCTCACACAACTTCTGGATCTTTTTTAA
- the leuS gene encoding leucine--tRNA ligase: protein MYNHLDIEKKWQAYWEENETFKTDTHNLSVPKYYVLDMFPYPSGDGLHVGHPRGYTGTDIIARRKRMQGFNVLHPMGWDAFGLPAEQFALKTGNHPDGFTQKNILTFKKQMQMLGLSYDWSRELSTTDKDYYKWTQWIFTKLYEQGLAYVDEKPVNFCPELGTVLANEEVIDGKSEVGGFDVIRLPMRQWVLKITAYAERLLEDLELVDWPTSTKEMQINWIGKSVGSNVVFKVDNHDLEFTVFTTRADTLFGATYCVLAPEHPFINQITTVDKKEEVEQYVDKVSHKSDLERTELNKEKTGVFTGAYAINPVNGKKVPIYIADYVLASYGTGAIMAVPAHDERDYEFATKYNIDIIPVLEGGDLSVEAFVGDGKHINSDFLDGMGKEEAIEVMNAWLVKQGVGEYKISYKLRDWLFSRQRYWGEPIPIVHMSDGSMRTVALDELPLELPEVGDYKPAPDGQSPLAKAEDWLEVTFPDGSKGRRETNTMPQWAGSCWYYMRYIDPTNTEAIGDPTLLNHWLPVDLYVGGAEHAVLHLLYARFWHKVLYDIGVVATKEPFAKLYHQGMILGSNNEKMSKSRGNVVNPDDIVKTHGADALRVYEMFMGPFDGAIPWSTRGLDGIRKWLDRVWRLVMDENKLSDHNDGSLDYVYHATVEKVDRDIENFGFNTAISQLMIFVNEAYKQETLYKDYALGFVKLLSVFAPHMGEEMYEALSGQTGIAYEAWPTYDPQKLIKDEVQIVVQINGKVRAKFDTANGQSDEALQDLAFDQDNIKKYLETFDVVKVIVVKNKIVNIVVKPKA, encoded by the coding sequence ATGTACAATCATCTTGATATTGAAAAGAAATGGCAAGCGTATTGGGAAGAAAACGAGACGTTTAAGACGGATACGCATAATCTCAGTGTTCCAAAATATTACGTCTTGGATATGTTTCCCTATCCATCAGGCGATGGCCTCCATGTGGGACACCCACGTGGCTATACAGGGACTGACATCATTGCACGTCGTAAACGGATGCAAGGATTTAATGTGCTTCATCCAATGGGGTGGGATGCGTTTGGACTTCCTGCAGAACAGTTTGCCTTGAAAACAGGAAACCATCCGGATGGCTTTACCCAAAAGAATATCTTAACGTTCAAAAAACAAATGCAGATGTTGGGACTTTCGTATGATTGGTCGCGTGAATTATCCACAACAGATAAAGACTATTATAAGTGGACGCAGTGGATCTTTACGAAGCTTTATGAACAAGGGCTTGCTTATGTTGATGAAAAACCGGTGAACTTCTGTCCAGAACTGGGAACCGTGCTTGCAAATGAAGAAGTCATTGATGGTAAAAGTGAAGTGGGTGGCTTTGATGTCATTCGTTTACCAATGCGTCAGTGGGTCTTGAAGATTACTGCCTATGCAGAACGGTTACTTGAAGATTTAGAGCTTGTTGATTGGCCAACCTCAACCAAAGAAATGCAAATTAACTGGATTGGGAAATCAGTGGGTTCAAATGTCGTCTTTAAAGTAGACAATCATGACTTAGAGTTTACAGTGTTCACAACCCGTGCAGATACCTTGTTTGGTGCGACGTATTGTGTCTTAGCACCAGAACATCCATTCATTAACCAAATTACGACTGTGGATAAAAAAGAAGAAGTTGAACAGTATGTTGATAAAGTGTCGCATAAAAGTGATCTTGAACGTACAGAACTGAATAAGGAAAAAACCGGTGTATTTACAGGGGCGTATGCGATTAACCCTGTGAATGGTAAGAAAGTTCCAATTTATATTGCCGATTATGTACTGGCTTCTTATGGAACGGGTGCCATTATGGCGGTGCCTGCACACGATGAACGTGACTATGAGTTCGCAACGAAATATAACATTGACATTATTCCAGTGCTTGAAGGTGGGGACTTAAGTGTTGAAGCCTTTGTGGGTGATGGTAAGCATATCAACTCTGATTTCTTAGATGGTATGGGTAAAGAAGAAGCCATTGAAGTAATGAATGCATGGCTTGTGAAACAAGGCGTTGGGGAATATAAGATTTCGTATAAACTGCGTGATTGGTTATTCTCACGTCAACGTTATTGGGGTGAACCCATTCCAATTGTGCATATGAGCGATGGGTCCATGCGTACAGTAGCGCTTGATGAATTACCCCTTGAATTACCGGAAGTTGGAGATTACAAACCGGCACCTGATGGTCAATCACCGCTTGCGAAAGCAGAAGATTGGTTGGAAGTTACCTTCCCAGATGGTTCAAAAGGACGTCGTGAAACCAATACCATGCCACAATGGGCAGGCTCATGTTGGTATTATATGCGTTATATTGACCCAACCAACACTGAAGCAATTGGCGATCCAACACTCCTCAATCACTGGTTACCGGTTGATTTATATGTGGGTGGTGCAGAACATGCGGTTCTTCACTTATTGTATGCACGGTTCTGGCATAAAGTCTTATACGATATTGGTGTTGTTGCAACGAAAGAACCGTTTGCGAAACTGTATCACCAAGGGATGATTTTAGGATCCAACAATGAAAAAATGAGTAAGTCACGTGGAAACGTTGTGAATCCCGATGATATTGTGAAGACACACGGTGCTGATGCACTGCGCGTCTATGAAATGTTTATGGGACCATTTGATGGGGCTATTCCTTGGAGTACACGCGGTCTTGATGGAATTCGTAAATGGTTAGACCGAGTATGGCGTCTTGTTATGGATGAAAACAAGCTCAGCGATCACAATGATGGATCACTGGATTATGTATACCATGCAACCGTTGAGAAAGTGGATCGTGATATTGAAAACTTCGGATTCAATACAGCCATCTCACAATTAATGATTTTTGTTAATGAAGCGTATAAACAAGAAACACTTTACAAAGACTATGCTCTTGGTTTTGTGAAATTGTTGAGTGTCTTTGCACCACATATGGGTGAAGAAATGTATGAAGCCTTAAGTGGACAAACAGGGATTGCTTATGAAGCATGGCCAACCTATGATCCTCAAAAATTAATTAAGGATGAAGTCCAAATTGTGGTTCAAATAAATGGTAAAGTGCGTGCGAAATTTGATACAGCAAATGGTCAATCCGATGAAGCTTTACAAGACCTTGCATTTGACCAAGATAACATCAAGAAATATCTTGAAACCTTTGATGTAGTGAAGGTGATTGTTGTGAAAAATAAGATCGTGAACATTGTGGTCAAACCGAAAGCATAA